The nucleotide sequence CTGCAAGAAACGTGCGAACGCGTCCTTCGCTGCCGGCGCGGTGACGGTCTCGTACATCGATTGCTGTTCGGACGAAAACTGACGCATCATCCATTGCTCGATACCTTCCTTCATCAGCCGCTTGGTTCTTTGCACGACGTCGGCAGGCAGCTTTGCGAGCGCACGCGCCCGCTCGTATGCCGTGTCGCGCAACGTGCCGGCATCCACGACGGCATTGACGAGACCCCAGGAGGCCGCTTGTTCGGCGGATATGCGGCTACCGCAAAGCAGCAGGTCAGCCGCTCTCACGCGGCCGACGAGCAACGGAAGGAGAAAGCTTGCCGCGCCTTCCGGCGTGATGCCGAGACTCGTGAACGGCATGGCGAAGAATGAACGCGGCGTTGCAAACACGAAATCCGCGTGCAGCAGCATGGTCGTACCGATTCCGATGGCGGGGCCGTCGACTGCGGCGATGACCGGCTGCCGGACGTTCATGAGCGCGCGGAAAAAGCGCCAGACGGGCGCATCGTCCGTGACTGGGGGGAAGGCGACGAAGTCCTGAATGTCGTTACCCGCGGTGAATATTCCGTCACCGCCCATCACGATGATCGCTTCGACTTCGTCCGATGCGTCCGCGTCCTGCAATGCTTGCGCAAGCTGAGCGTACATCTCGCTCGTGATCGCGTTCTTCGAAGCCGGGCGATCGATTCGCAATTCGAGCACGCTGCCGTGCATCTCCGACTGAACGTAGCTGGACATAAGAGCCTCGCTGTTCGCCGCCGCAGTATCTCCACCACGGCCGGCGTTTGTATGTAATGGTTATCGTAACTATAACTTCAAGAACGCCGGTTGCCAACGTCGGCGATACCTTCTGCGCGGAGCGATCGATCCAGCCGAGGCTTATTTGATGGTGTATCCGCCGTCGGCGGAGAGCACCTGTCCCGTGACGAACGACGCCCGGTCGGACAGCAGAAACAACGCAGCCTGCGCGATTTCGATTGCCTCGCCCGTGCGTCCGATCGGGTGAGCGGCGGCGAGCGGATGCACGGCGTAGCCTTTCGCGTCGTCCAGTTTGAACGAACCTTCCGTCATCGGCGTGCGGGTGAGACCCGGCGATACGATGTTGACGCGTACGCCTTTATCGGCCGATTCGAGCGCAGCAGCCTTGGCGAGTGCCTCAAGGCCGCCTTTGCTTGCGCTATAAAGGGATTCGCCCGGAATGAACACTTGCGCAAGGACCGACGACGTAAAGACGATAGAGCCGCTGCCCTGCTCGTACATGACCGGCAACTGCGCCTTCAGACAATTGAAGCCGCCCTTCAGATTGACGTCGATGACTTCATTCCACGTGTCTTCGTCCTGATCGATCAACATGCGATGCCCGTCCGATATGCCGAAGTTATTGAACGCGCAATCGACACGGCCATAAAGCGCGACGACCGTGTCCATCATCGTGTTCACGCTCGATGCAACCGCGACATCTACTTCGAGAAAGAGTGCTTCCTTACCGGCTTTCGTGATCGCATCGACAACGGCTTCGCCTTCGGCACGACGCCGTCCTGTCACAACCACTTTCGCTCCTTCATCGGCGAATAGCCTGGCGGCTTCGGCGCCGATTCCCGATGTGCCACCGACGATGAGTGCGACCTTGTCTTGCAGCAGATTCATGATGTTCCTCTTGAGGAAAAAGTTGAGTCGTTCAGCTTAGTCAAAAGAAATAGCTGCTTCAAACAATTCCTGTTCGAACAACGCATCGTGATCGGTACAAGCGCCGTGAATGTCGCGCGAGCGCCCGCGCAACAACGTGTTCGCGGCAAACGTACTTCGCGCGAACACGCCAAAGAATCAAACATGAATGCGATCGCACACGTCGATATGTTTCGAAATAGAACAGTGCAGTCGTTCGGCACACGAGCGCGAAATTGCACAGAGCAAAAACGTTCTATCGGATGACGCATGCCATTCGCATACTGCAGCGATGCATTGAACGGATCTCTTTACAGCAGAGAAATCATGAACAGACTGGAATTGATTGCGGCCGTATTCTCGCCGTTCGGAGCGGATGGCGAACTTGCGCTGGACGCGGTGAATCGTCAGGTCGATCGTCTCGTCAACGATGGCGTGGACGGCGCATTTGTGTGCGGTACGACGGGCGAGGGCAGTTCGCTCGACACGTCGGAGCGCAAGCGGCTGGCCGCGTATTGGAGAGAGAAAGCAGCAGGCAAGCTGAAGGTCATGGTGCACGTAGGCCATACCAGTTTGCGCGAGGCGGCCGATCTCGCCGCGCATGCGCAGTCGATTGGTGCAGATGCTGTGGCCGCCGTCGTGCCGTATTTCCTCAAGCCGTCGAATGCCGACGATGCCGTTGCGTGTCTTCAGCACATTGCTCGAGCGGCTCCGAATATCGGTCTGTATTACTACCATATCCCGATGCTGACGAACTTCGACGTGCCGGCCTCGGAGATCGTCGTGCGTGCGCAGCAGCGCATTCCCAACTTCGCCGGCGTGAAGTTCACCGACGACAATCTCTCCGAACTCGCGCGCGTGCACCATCAGTTAAGCGCACAAGGAAAGGTCTACTTCGGCCGCGACGATCTGTTGCTGAAGGCGCTGCAAATCGGCGTGCGCGGTGCCGTGGGCATGAGCTACAACTTTTCCGGAAAGTACTTCCACCGCATGTTCGACGCCTATACGCGCGAACGCGAGATCGAAGCCGAAGACATGCAAGGCGACGTGAGCAATCTGCTCAAGCTCGCAATGCCGTATGGACTGACCAACGTGTTGAAAGCCATAAGCGTGCTGGCCGGTGTGGACTGCGGTCCTTCGCGCATGCCGCTCAAAACAATCCACCTGCTTGAGCTCGACTCGATCATGAAAGACCGGGCGATGAAGGCCGCCGTCGAGCGGCTGATGTCCTGAGCGTTGGACCATTCCTCATTATTTCAATTCATTCTTGGAGCCTGAAGTGAGCGACCTCGCCATTCCTACAGACCACGAAGTATTTCAAATCAAGCCCGGCAAACGCACGGGATTACCGGTGATGATCGGTGTACATTCGACGGCGCTTGGCCCGGCAATCGGCGGCTTGCGGATCAAGACTTACGACGACAGTGCTGCGGGCATCGCGGATGTATTGCGCCTTTCTCAGGCGATGACCTTGAAGGCAGCCGCGATCGACAACGGCAGTGGCGGCGGCAAGACAGTCGTTCCTTTA is from Caballeronia insecticola and encodes:
- a CDS encoding enoyl-CoA hydratase-related protein, with amino-acid sequence MSSYVQSEMHGSVLELRIDRPASKNAITSEMYAQLAQALQDADASDEVEAIIVMGGDGIFTAGNDIQDFVAFPPVTDDAPVWRFFRALMNVRQPVIAAVDGPAIGIGTTMLLHADFVFATPRSFFAMPFTSLGITPEGAASFLLPLLVGRVRAADLLLCGSRISAEQAASWGLVNAVVDAGTLRDTAYERARALAKLPADVVQRTKRLMKEGIEQWMMRQFSSEQQSMYETVTAPAAKDAFARFLQRR
- a CDS encoding SDR family NAD(P)-dependent oxidoreductase, which translates into the protein MNLLQDKVALIVGGTSGIGAEAARLFADEGAKVVVTGRRRAEGEAVVDAITKAGKEALFLEVDVAVASSVNTMMDTVVALYGRVDCAFNNFGISDGHRMLIDQDEDTWNEVIDVNLKGGFNCLKAQLPVMYEQGSGSIVFTSSVLAQVFIPGESLYSASKGGLEALAKAAALESADKGVRVNIVSPGLTRTPMTEGSFKLDDAKGYAVHPLAAAHPIGRTGEAIEIAQAALFLLSDRASFVTGQVLSADGGYTIK
- a CDS encoding dihydrodipicolinate synthase family protein, with protein sequence MNRLELIAAVFSPFGADGELALDAVNRQVDRLVNDGVDGAFVCGTTGEGSSLDTSERKRLAAYWREKAAGKLKVMVHVGHTSLREAADLAAHAQSIGADAVAAVVPYFLKPSNADDAVACLQHIARAAPNIGLYYYHIPMLTNFDVPASEIVVRAQQRIPNFAGVKFTDDNLSELARVHHQLSAQGKVYFGRDDLLLKALQIGVRGAVGMSYNFSGKYFHRMFDAYTREREIEAEDMQGDVSNLLKLAMPYGLTNVLKAISVLAGVDCGPSRMPLKTIHLLELDSIMKDRAMKAAVERLMS